A single genomic interval of Sander lucioperca isolate FBNREF2018 chromosome 9, SLUC_FBN_1.2, whole genome shotgun sequence harbors:
- the LOC116059237 gene encoding urotensin-2 receptor, with protein MTTVSMEPVEVLTERGANATNPPLNTHEDTAATFTIGTILSIMCLVGVSGNIYTLMVMCQSMRTAASMYIYIINLALADLLYLLTIPFVVCTHFLKWWYFGDAGCRILISIDFLTMHASIFTLTVMSTERYFAVLKPLDTVKRSKSYRKAIALLVWVASLILTLPMIVGIQLRTVGDKAMCQPTLSPLSYKVYISFLFCTSIVAPGLIIGYLYIQLARAYWVSQTETFKQTKKLPNQKVLYLIFTIVLLFWACFLPFWIWQLLGEFHPSLSLSTETKRNINYLTTCLTYSNSCINPFLYTLLTKNYKEYLRKHKRSWSAGSYFNRKSRFQRSPRRSPSSSSQQCTESFMLTHTASLRAHNTSL; from the exons ATGACCACAGTGTCCATGGAGCCTGTTGAAGTACTCACGGAAAGGGGTGCCAATGCCACCAATCCTCCTCTGAACACGCATGAGGACACAGCCGCAACCTTTACCATCGGCACCATCCTCTCCATCATGTGCCTCGTTGGAGTCTCAGGGAACATCTACACCCTGATGGTCATGTGCCAATCCATGAGGACTGCAGCCTCTATGTACATCTACATCATAAACTTAGCTTTGGCAGATCTGCTGTATCTTCTCACCATACCCTTCGTAGTCTGCACACACTTCCTAAAGTGGTGGTACTTTGGGGACGCAGGGTGTCGGATTCTGATCAGCATTGACTTCCTGACCATGCATGCCAGTATCTTCACGCTGACTGTCATGAGCACGGAGCGCTACTTTGCTGTGCTCAAGCCACTCGACACAGTCAAGCGGTCTAAAAGTTACCGGAAGGCCATCGCTCTACTAGTCTGGGTTGCATCTCTCATCCTCACCCTACCAATGATCGTAGGCATTCAGCTAAGGACAGTGGGCGACAAGGCTATGTGTCAGCCCACCTTGTCGCCACTCTCCTACAAGGTTTACATCTCCTTCCTGTTTTGCACTAGCATTGTCGCCCCTGGACTGATCATTGGCTATCTCTACATCCAGCTTGCACGCGCTTATTGGGTTTCACAGACCGAGACCTTCAAACAGACTAAGAAACTTCCCAATCAAAAG GTGCTGTACCTGATCTTTACCATTGTGCTCCTCTTCTGGGCCTGCTTTCTGCCCTTCTGGATCTGGCAGCTGCTGGGTGAGTTCCACCCCTCGCTGTCCCTGTCTACCGAAACCAAACGCAACATCAACTACCTGACCACGTGTCTGACGTATTCCAACAGCTGCATTAATCCTTTTCTGTACACGCTGCTCACCAAGAACTACAAGGAGTACCTGAGGAAGCACAAGCGGTCCTGGTCAGCTGGCAGCTACTTCAACAGGAAGAGTCGCTTTCAGCGTTCACCACGCAGGTCGCCATCTTCCAGCAGTCAGCAGTGTACTGAGAGCTttatgctcacacacacagcctccctgCGAGCACATAACACCAGTTTGTAA